The following are encoded in a window of Rosa chinensis cultivar Old Blush chromosome 4, RchiOBHm-V2, whole genome shotgun sequence genomic DNA:
- the LOC112197060 gene encoding uncharacterized protein ECU03_1610 produces MASNRSYYIVLLVIAVAIMLANLCSGSGVGHIPSTEEEGRDFEDFNDKTGKAKVVEVEEKGGKEGSESWSEWAKEKIGLKHDERDGDSTIKKASDATYDAAKKTKDTASGTGQYATEKAREAAENANEMKDTAAEKAGKTVGTVKEKAGETIGYAKDKAYDITNAAIDKTYETANAAKEMAYDAAKAAKDKTFQTTSSAKEKAAKAAKKTNEAEEKGKKEAEELKEKAYETTSQTKNAAKDKASKAAEKASEATEEVKGKAYETANTAKDTISEATGQQSEKIKKTMSGRGRDEEL; encoded by the exons ATGGCTTCAAATAGATCTTATTACATAGTGCTCTTAGTTATAGCGGTTGCTATTATGCTGGCCAACCTCTGCAGCGGTTCTGGGGTTGGCCACATACCGTCGACGGAGGAGGAAGGCCGAGACTTTGAGGATTTTAATGACAAGACGGGGAAGGCGAAGGTGGTGGAGGTAGAGGAGAAAGGTGGTAAAGAAGGTTCAGAGTCATGGAGTGAATGGGCCAAGGAGAAAATTGGGTTGAAGCACGATGAGCGTGACGGGGATAGTACCATTAAgaaagcttctgatgctacGTATGATGCTGCCAAGAAGACCAAGGACACCGCATCTG GAACTGGTCAATACGCAACGGAAAAGGCTAGAGAGGCGGCAGAGAATGCGAACGAGATGAAAGATACGGCTGCAGAGAAAGCTGGTAAGACAGTTGGTACAGTGAAGGAGAAGGCAGGTGAGACGATTGGGTATGCAAAAGACAAGGCTTATGATATCACAAATGCAGCGATAGATAAAACCTATGAAACTGCGAATGCAGCAAAGGAGATGGCCTATGATGCTGCAAAGGCGGCAAAGGACAAGACTTTCCAGACTACAAGTTCAGCTAAAGAAAAGGCCGCCAAGGCTGCCAAGAAGACTAATGAGGCAGAGGAAAAAGGGAAGAAAGAGGCAGAGGAGTTGAAGGAGAAGGCCTATGAAACCACTTCTCAAACCAAAAATGCAGCAAAAGATAAGGCCTCAAAGGCTGCAGAGAAGGCCAGTGAGGCAACGGAAGAGGTAAAGGGAAAGGCTTATGAGACCGCAAATACAGCTAAAGACACCATTTCTGAAGCTACCGGGCAGCAGTCAGAGAAGATCAAAAAGACAATGTCTGGTCGAGGACGCGATGAAGAGCTCTGA
- the LOC112197059 gene encoding uncharacterized protein LOC112197059 codes for MAAKKVIAICQSGGDFVTDKDGSLSYSGGDAYAVDIDQQTLLSDFKSEIAEMFSCSADTMSLKYFLPGNKKTLITISKDKDLQRMVNFLGDSVSVDVFVISEETAARNTSNMPASRSSRTTVSEAVVPVAEQLGLVDVPVDTSIAIDQIDTKPPHEIPMCSVFPSSSHDDKHHKAAQQWENTITGVDQRFNSFSEFREALHKYSIAHGFAYRYKKNDSHRVTVKCKSQGCPWRIYASRLATTQLICIKKMNTDHTCEGAAVKAGYRATRGWVGSIIKEKLKVSPNYKPKDIADDIKREYGIQLNYSQAWRAKEIAREQLQGSYKEAYNQLPYFCEKIKETNPGSVATFATKEDSSFHRFFVSFHASISGFQQGCRPLLFLDSTPLNSKYQGDLLSATAADGDDGIFPVAFAVVDAETSENWHWFLLELKSAVSTSQSITFVADFQNGLKESLAEVFDKCYHCFCLRHLAEKLNKDLKGQFSHEARRFLINDFYSAAYAPKLEDFQRSAGNIKSISPDAYDWVVQSGPEHWANAFSLGARYNHMTSNFGQQFYSWVSEAHELPITQMIDVLRGKMMETIYSRRVESNQWVTRLTPSKEEKLQQEMESARSLQVLLSHGSTFEVRGDSVDTVDIDHWNCSCKGWQLTGLPCCHAIAVFECIGRSSYDYCSRYFTLESYRLTYAESINPVPNVDRPLAIPGGESSQAVAGVTVTPPPTKRPPGRPKLKSAETIDIIKRQLQCSKCKGLGHNKKTCKDPNVILELPG; via the exons ATGGCTGCAAAGAAAGTTATAGCAATATGTCAATCCGGAGGGGACTTCGTGACGGATAAGGATGGGAGTTTATCGTACAGTGGCGGAGACGCGTATGCTGTCGACATTGATCAGCAAACTCTGCTGAGTGATTTCAAGTCTGAAATAGCGGAGATGTTTAGCTGTAGTGCTGATACAATGTCGCTCAAGTATTTCCTTCCGGGCAATAAGAAGACGCTCATTACAATCTCTAAAGATAAGGACCTGCAGCGGATGGTCAATTTCCTGGGGGATTCAGTCAGTGTGGATGTCTTTGTCATCTCGGAGGAAACTGCTGCTCGAAATACATCCAACATGCCTGCTAGTAG GTCAAGCCGGACAACTGTATCTGAAGCAGTAGTTCCTGTTGCTGAGCAGCTTGGCCTTGTTGATGTGCCAGTTGATACTAGCATTGCCATTGATCAAATTGATACAAAACCTCCACATGAAATTCCTATGTGTTCTGTTTTCCCAAGTTCTTCTCATGATGATAAGCATCATAAAGCTGCACAACAGTGGGAAAACACCATCACCGGAGTGGACCAACGGTTTAATAGTTTCAGTGAATTCAGAGAAGCATTGCATAAGTATTCAATTGCGCATGGGTTTGCTTATAGATATAAGAAAAATGACAGTCATCGGGTCACAGTGAAATGCAAATCCCAAGGTTGCCCATGGAGGATATATGCATCAAGGTTGGCCACTACACAGTTAATTTGTATCAAGAAAATGAACACAGATCATACATGTGAAGGGGCTGCAGTAAAAGCTGGGTATCGGGCAACTAGAGGTTGGGTGGGAAGTATCATAAAGGAGAAATTGAAAGTTTCCCCAAACTACAAGCCAAAGGATATAGCAGATGACATCAAGCGAGAGTATGGCATTCAATTGAACTACTCTCAGGCATGGCGAGCGAAAGAGATTGCGAGGGAGCAGCTTCAAGGTTCCTATAAAGAGGCCTATAATCAGTTGCCTTATTTTTGTGAGAAGATAAAGGAAACTAATCCAGGGAGTGTTGCTACATTTGCCACTAAGGAGGACTCGAGCTTCCATCGCTTCTTTGTATCTTTCCATGCATCAATTTCAGGTTTCCAACAAGGTTGCCGCCCTCTCCTTTTCCTTGATAGCACTCCTTTGAACTCTAAATATCAAGGAGATTTATTGTCTGCAACAGCTGCAGATGGTGATGATGGTATCTTTCCTGTAGCATTTGCTGTCGTGGATGCTGAGACTAGTGAAAACTGGCATTGGTTCTTATTAGAACTGAAATCTGCAGTGTCAACATCTCAGTCAATTACATTTGTTGCAGATTTTCAGAATGGTTTGAAAGAGTCATTGGCTGAGGTATTTGATAAATGCTACCACTGCTTTTGTTTGAGGCATCTTGCTGAGAAACTAAACAAGGACTTGAAGGGGCAATTTTCTCATGAGGCAAGACGGTTTTTAATTAATGATTTTTATTCTGCTGCTTATGCACCTAAACTGGAGGATTTCCAGCGTAGTGCTGGGAACATAAAAAGTATTTCACCTGACGCGTACGACTGGGTTGTACAAAGTGGACCAGAGCACTGGGCTAATGCATTCTCTTTAGGAGCCAGGTACAACCACATGACTTCAAACTTTGGACAGCAATTCTATAGTTGGGTATCAGAGGCACATGAGTTACCGATTACACAGATGATTGATGTGTTACGAGGTAAGATGATGGAAACCATATATTCTCGGAGAGTGGAGTCCAACCAATGGGTGACAAGATTAACACCATCTAAGGAGGAAAAGCTTCAACAAGAAATGGAATCTGCTCGATCACTTCAAGTGTTACTCTCACACGGTAGCACATTTGAGGTTCGTGGAGACTCTGTTGATACTGTTGACATCGACCATTGGAATTGTTCCTGTAAGGGATGGCAACTTACTGGTCTGCCTTGTTGCCATGCTATTGCTGTCTTTGAATGCATTGGTAGGAGCTCATATGATTACTGCTCCAGATACTTCACCCTCGAGAGTTACCGTTTAACATATGCAGAATCAATCAACCCTGTTCCGAATGTAGACAGACCACTAGCAATCCCAGGCGGTGAATCAAGCCAGGCAGTAGCAGGAGTTACCGTTACCCCTCCACCTACCAAACGGCCGCCAGGGCGGCCAAAGCTGAAGTCAGCCGAAACAATAGACATAATAAAACGCCAGCTCCAGTGCAGCAAGTGCAAGGGCCTTGGCCACAATAAGAAGACATGTAAAGATCCTAATGTTATTTTAGAACTTCCGGGGTAG
- the LOC112200742 gene encoding xanthohumol 4-O-methyltransferase, protein MEAVTELDEAALRGQADVWKYMLGFADSMALKCAVELRIPDIIHTHGHALTLSEITSSFDSASPSPDITCLSRIMRLLVRMNIFTAHHDCGDSGETLYGLTHSSRWLLHDSELTLTPMVLMETNPTLMAPWHCFSQCVKQGAPCAFEKAHGRDIWQFFAEKPEFNRLFNDGMSCTAKITMKTMLTGYKGGFEDVATLVDVGGGTGSAVAEIVKLYPSIRGINFDLPHVVATAPVYHGVSHVGGDMFDEGNIPNTDAIFMKWIMHDWSDSDCVKILKNCRKAIPERSGKVIIVDVVLEPNGDGMFDDTGLVFDLLMIAHASGGKERTESEWKKMLEQAGFPRYKIIKIPALLSIIEAFPV, encoded by the exons ATGGAAGCAGTTACAGAATTGGATGAAGCAGCTCTAAGAGGCCAAGCAGACGTATGGAAGTACATGCTCGGCTTTGCAGATTCCATGGCTTTGAAATGCGCTGTGGAGCTCCGGATACCAGATATTATACACACTCATGGTCATGCATTGACCTTGTCTGAAATAACCTCGTCCTTCGACTCTGCATCACCCTCTCCagacatcacatgcctctctcGCATCATGCGGTTGCTGGTTCGCATGAACATTTTCACCGCACATCATGACTGTGGAGATTCTGGAGAAACCCTCTACGGCTTGACTCACTCGTCTAGATGGCTCTTACATGATTCGGAGCTCACTCTAACTCCGATGGTTCTCATGGAGACAAATCCTACTTTAATGGCGCCATGGCACTGTTTCAGCCAATGCGTCAAGCAAGGCGCCCCATGCGCCTTTGAGAAAGCGCATGGCCGCGACATTTGGCAATTCTTCGCCGAAAAACCCGAGTTCAACCGATTGTTCAACGATGGCATGTCGTGCACCGCTAAGATTACAATGAAAACGATGCTCACAGGATATAAGGGTGGGTTTGAAGATGTGGCAACACTGGTGGATGTTGGCGGTGGGACTGGAAGCGCAGTGGCGGAGATTGTGAAGTTGTATCCCAGCATTAGGGGCATCAACTTTGATCTACCACATGTAGTTGCAACAGCGCCGGTGTACCATGGAGTGTCACATGTTGGAGGTGACATGTTTGATGAGGGAAATATTCCAAAcactgatgcaattttcatgaaG TGGATTATGCACGACTGGAGCGACAGCGATTGCGTCAAGATATTGAAAAACTGTCGAAAGGCGATACCGGAAAGAAGTGGCAAGGTGATTATTGTGGACGTTGTTCTAGAGCCAAATGGTGATGGCATGTTCGACGACACAGGCTTGGTGTTTGATTTGCTAATGATTGCACACGCCTCAGGTGGAAAGGAGAGGACTGAGAGTGAATGGAAGAAGATGTTGGAACAAGCAGGCTTCCCTCGTTacaaaatcatcaaaattcCAGCTTTATTGTCCATTATTGAGGCCTTCCCTGTGTGA